The following proteins come from a genomic window of Achromobacter deleyi:
- a CDS encoding aminodeoxychorismate/anthranilate synthase component II — MLLMIDNYDSFTYNLVQYFGELGEDVRVARNDQITLEEIAALNPDRICVSPGPCSPAEAGISVPVIQAFAGKKPILGVCLGHQAIGAAYGGNIVRAQQIMHGKTVRISHTGTDIFTDLPTPYTVIRYNSLTIDPATLPECLAVTATAPDGDIMGVRHKTLPLYGVQFHPESVLSEHGHALLRNFLNLA; from the coding sequence ATGCTGTTGATGATCGACAACTACGACTCGTTTACCTACAACCTGGTCCAGTACTTCGGTGAACTGGGCGAGGACGTGCGCGTGGCGCGCAACGACCAGATCACCCTGGAAGAGATCGCCGCGCTCAACCCCGACCGCATCTGCGTGTCGCCCGGCCCGTGCTCGCCGGCCGAGGCCGGCATCTCGGTGCCCGTCATCCAGGCCTTCGCCGGCAAGAAGCCGATCCTGGGCGTGTGCCTGGGCCACCAGGCCATCGGCGCCGCCTACGGCGGCAACATCGTCCGCGCCCAGCAGATCATGCACGGCAAGACCGTGCGCATCTCGCATACCGGGACGGACATCTTCACCGACCTGCCGACGCCGTACACTGTCATCCGCTACAACTCGCTGACCATCGATCCGGCGACCCTGCCCGAGTGCCTGGCCGTGACCGCCACGGCCCCGGATGGCGACATCATGGGCGTGCGCCACAAGACGCTGCCCCTGTACGGAGTACAGTTCCACCCCGAATCCGTGCTCAGCGAACACGGCCACGCCCTGCTGCGCAATTTCCTGAACCTCGCCTAA
- the trpD gene encoding anthranilate phosphoribosyltransferase yields MTISPSEALTRCIEHREIFHDEMLHLMRMLMRGEMSPQIASALLMGLRVKKETVGEITAAAQVMREFATPVVTPNPEDLLDMCGTGGDGSHTFNISTTAMFVAAAAGVPIAKHGNRSASSSSGSADVLEALGANLVLTPEQVAECIQATGIGFMFAPAHHGAMKNVAAVRKELAVRTIFNILGPLTNPAGAANQLMGVFHPDLVGIQVRVLERLGSRHVLVVHGKDGMDEASLGGATLVGELKDGKVSEYEIHPEDYGLSMMSNRSIKVSNREQSRELVIEALDNVEGTARDIVALNAGLAIYAGNKADSIPAALALAFELMSTGAARAKLEDFCAYTRKFQK; encoded by the coding sequence GTGACGATCTCCCCCTCCGAAGCGCTGACGCGCTGTATCGAGCACCGCGAAATTTTCCACGACGAAATGCTGCACCTGATGCGCATGCTGATGCGCGGCGAGATGTCGCCGCAGATCGCCAGCGCGCTGCTGATGGGCCTGCGCGTGAAAAAGGAAACGGTTGGTGAAATCACCGCGGCCGCGCAGGTCATGCGCGAATTCGCCACGCCGGTGGTCACGCCCAACCCCGAAGACCTGCTCGACATGTGCGGCACCGGCGGCGACGGCAGCCACACCTTCAACATTTCCACCACCGCCATGTTCGTGGCGGCGGCGGCCGGCGTGCCGATCGCCAAGCACGGCAACCGCAGCGCCTCGTCCTCCAGCGGCAGCGCCGACGTGCTGGAAGCGCTGGGCGCCAACCTGGTGCTGACGCCCGAGCAGGTGGCCGAGTGCATCCAGGCCACCGGCATCGGCTTCATGTTCGCGCCGGCGCACCACGGCGCCATGAAGAACGTGGCCGCGGTCCGCAAGGAACTGGCCGTGCGCACCATCTTCAACATCCTCGGTCCGCTGACCAACCCGGCCGGCGCCGCCAACCAGCTGATGGGCGTGTTCCACCCCGACCTGGTCGGCATCCAGGTGCGCGTGCTGGAACGCCTGGGCTCGCGCCACGTGCTGGTGGTGCACGGCAAGGACGGCATGGACGAGGCCTCGCTGGGCGGCGCCACCCTGGTGGGCGAGCTCAAGGACGGCAAGGTCAGCGAATACGAAATCCACCCCGAAGACTACGGGCTATCCATGATGTCCAATCGCAGCATCAAGGTGTCCAATCGCGAACAGTCGCGCGAGCTTGTCATAGAGGCGCTGGACAATGTCGAGGGCACCGCCCGCGACATCGTCGCGCTGAATGCGGGTCTCGCCATCTACGCAGGCAATAAAGCCGATTCCATTCCCGCAGCGTTAGCGCTAGCATTTGAACTGATGTCCACCGGCGCGGCGCGAGCCAAGCTGGAAGATTTCTGCGCATATACCCGGAAATTCCAGAAATGA
- the trpC gene encoding indole-3-glycerol phosphate synthase TrpC, with product MNDILAKILAVKVEEVAAARQMRSEAEVLREAQARQDVRGFAQAIEDKISQGKAGVIAEIKKASPSKGVLRETFQPAEIAASYAVHGAACLSVLTDVQFFQGSHDHLRQARAACSLPVLRKDFVIDPYQIIAARAMGADCVLLIVAALTPTQLRDMETLAMELGMDVLVEVHDAQELDVALTLKTPLLGINNRNLRTFETSLQNTLDLLPRIPAGKRVVTESGILKPEDVKLMREHKVDAFLVGEAFMRASDPGAELARVVG from the coding sequence ATGAACGATATTCTCGCGAAGATCCTCGCCGTCAAGGTCGAGGAAGTCGCCGCCGCGCGCCAGATGCGCAGCGAAGCCGAAGTCCTGCGCGAGGCGCAGGCGCGCCAGGACGTGCGCGGCTTCGCCCAGGCCATCGAAGACAAGATCTCGCAGGGCAAGGCCGGCGTGATCGCCGAAATCAAGAAAGCGTCGCCGTCCAAGGGCGTGCTGCGCGAGACCTTTCAACCGGCTGAAATCGCGGCCTCGTATGCCGTGCACGGCGCGGCCTGCCTGTCCGTGCTGACCGACGTGCAGTTCTTCCAGGGCTCGCACGACCACCTGCGCCAGGCGCGCGCGGCGTGTTCGCTGCCGGTGCTGCGCAAGGACTTCGTGATCGATCCGTACCAGATCATCGCCGCCCGCGCGATGGGCGCCGACTGCGTGCTGCTGATCGTGGCCGCGCTCACGCCCACGCAACTGCGCGACATGGAAACGCTGGCGATGGAGCTGGGCATGGACGTCCTGGTGGAAGTGCACGACGCCCAGGAACTGGACGTGGCGCTGACGCTGAAGACGCCGCTGCTGGGCATCAACAACCGCAACCTGCGCACCTTCGAGACCAGCCTGCAGAACACGCTGGACCTGCTGCCGCGCATTCCCGCCGGCAAGCGCGTGGTGACCGAAAGCGGCATCCTCAAGCCGGAAGACGTCAAGCTGATGCGCGAGCACAAGGTCGACGCCTTCCTGGTGGGCGAGGCTTTCATGCGCGCCTCGGACCCGGGCGCCGAACTGGCGCGCGTGGTCGGCTGA
- a CDS encoding sigma-54-dependent Fis family transcriptional regulator, with protein sequence MATQSRRQSLTQARQLFNQQGVVPGGLVAEPILRSWRRCADLGFDMRGARRAEPMTAGELREARERNEALRRLSEPAMSLLRREGGSDGLVILSDAQGLVLDSDGDIDFAQRASRVALMPGAPWDEAAAGTNAIGTALVEGRPIVVDGAEHYFEPNRILTCAAVPITDSEGRMLGVLDLSSPAREIRPDALALVRAAVDLIEHQLFDTAHEPCAVLRLHADRSGLGTPGEALLAFQGDLLVGANRRALQMLGLAPTALGVYRYGDLFDGDLDHSPDAAGRVHARSGAIYHARLRLPRARAPVAPQPTLRLPAASPSPAPVARGGLASFDAATLGALARAVHLSDAGVSILLQGETGAGKEIFARQLHARGRRAAGPFVAVNCAALPESLIESELFGYEDGAFTGARRQGSKGLLRQAHGGVLFLDEIGDMPLALQSRLLRVLQSREVSPLGAARPVPVDFTLVCATHRALAHDGPDAPVRADLYFRIAEYTVTLAPLRARADLRELLRSLWAAQGAGPVLPTEIEDTLAHYAWPGNYRQLAAVLRTLHVLAGASGVVDREMLPADIRGLPAHAPVAAAGTANLQALADDAIRAALAAHAGNVSAAARALGVHRSTLYRRAAALGLARPH encoded by the coding sequence ATGGCCACTCAATCCCGTCGGCAATCGCTGACGCAAGCGCGCCAGCTGTTCAACCAGCAGGGCGTCGTGCCCGGCGGACTGGTCGCCGAGCCCATCCTGCGATCCTGGCGCCGCTGCGCCGATCTGGGCTTCGACATGCGCGGCGCGCGCCGCGCCGAACCCATGACGGCCGGCGAGCTGCGCGAGGCGCGCGAACGCAACGAGGCCCTGCGGCGCCTGTCCGAACCCGCCATGTCGCTGCTGCGGCGCGAAGGCGGCAGCGACGGGCTGGTGATCCTGTCCGACGCGCAGGGCCTGGTGCTCGACAGCGATGGCGATATCGACTTCGCGCAGCGCGCCTCGCGCGTGGCGCTGATGCCCGGCGCGCCGTGGGACGAGGCCGCCGCGGGCACCAACGCCATCGGCACCGCGCTGGTGGAAGGCCGGCCCATCGTCGTCGATGGCGCCGAACACTATTTCGAACCCAACCGCATCCTGACCTGCGCGGCGGTGCCCATCACCGACAGCGAGGGCCGCATGCTGGGCGTGCTGGACCTGTCGAGCCCGGCGCGGGAGATCCGTCCCGACGCGCTGGCGCTGGTGCGCGCGGCGGTCGACCTGATCGAGCATCAGCTGTTCGACACGGCGCACGAGCCCTGCGCGGTGCTGCGCCTGCATGCCGACCGCTCCGGCCTGGGCACGCCCGGCGAGGCCCTGCTGGCCTTCCAGGGCGACCTGCTGGTGGGCGCCAACCGCCGCGCCCTGCAGATGCTGGGGCTGGCGCCCACGGCGCTGGGCGTGTATCGCTACGGCGACCTGTTCGATGGCGACCTCGATCACAGCCCCGACGCGGCCGGCCGGGTGCATGCGCGTTCCGGCGCGATCTACCATGCGCGCCTGCGCCTGCCCCGCGCGCGTGCGCCGGTGGCGCCGCAGCCGACCCTGCGCCTGCCCGCGGCATCGCCGTCGCCGGCGCCCGTGGCGCGCGGCGGCCTGGCCAGTTTCGATGCCGCCACCCTGGGCGCGCTGGCGCGCGCGGTGCACCTGTCGGACGCGGGCGTCTCGATCCTGCTGCAGGGCGAGACCGGCGCGGGCAAGGAGATCTTCGCGCGCCAGTTGCATGCGCGCGGCCGGCGCGCGGCCGGCCCGTTCGTGGCGGTCAATTGCGCGGCGCTGCCCGAGAGCCTGATCGAGTCCGAGCTGTTCGGCTACGAGGACGGCGCCTTCACCGGCGCGCGCCGCCAGGGCAGCAAGGGACTGCTGCGGCAGGCGCATGGCGGCGTGCTGTTCCTGGACGAGATCGGCGACATGCCGCTGGCGCTGCAGTCGCGCCTGCTGCGGGTGCTGCAATCGCGCGAGGTGTCGCCGCTGGGCGCGGCGCGGCCGGTGCCGGTGGACTTCACGCTGGTGTGCGCGACGCATCGCGCGCTGGCCCACGATGGCCCCGATGCGCCGGTGCGCGCCGACCTGTATTTCCGCATTGCCGAGTACACGGTGACGCTGGCGCCGCTGCGCGCCCGCGCCGATCTGCGCGAGCTGCTGCGTTCGTTATGGGCCGCGCAGGGCGCGGGGCCGGTGCTGCCGACCGAGATCGAGGACACGCTGGCGCACTACGCCTGGCCCGGCAACTACCGGCAGCTGGCCGCGGTGCTGCGCACGCTGCACGTGCTGGCCGGGGCGTCGGGCGTGGTCGATCGCGAGATGCTGCCGGCGGACATCCGCGGCCTGCCGGCGCACGCGCCCGTGGCGGCCGCGGGCACCGCCAACCTGCAAGCCCTGGCCGACGACGCGATCCGCGCCGCGCTGGCCGCGCATGCGGGCAACGTCAGCGCCGCGGCGCGCGCGCTCGGCGTGCATCGCAGCACGCTGTACCGGCGGGCGGCGGCGCTCGGCCTGGCGCGGCCGCACTGA
- the adh gene encoding aldehyde dehydrogenase produces MDIATRVTPESYGTRLDLRTQYDNFIDGKWQKPADGEYFDNVTPVTGQVLTRNARSKERDIDLALDAAHRAAPKWGATPAAERAQILMRIADVMEANLERLATAETWDNGKPIREARAADIPLAIDHFRYFASCIRSQEGGLSEIDHDTVAYHFNEPLGVVGQIIPWNFPILMAAWKLAPALAAGNCVVLKPAEQTPLGILLLMELIGDLLPPGVLNVVTGFGLEAGKPLASSKRIAKIAFTGETTTGRLIMQYASQNIIPVTLELGGKSPNIFFADVAAQDDDFLDKAVEGFVMFALNQGEVCTCPSRALIQESLYDKFMERALKRVAEIKQGNPLDADTMLGAQASTEQLEKILSYLDIGKQEGAAVLAGGERAKMSGALEGGYYVQPTVFKGHNKMRVFQEEIFGPVVAVTTFKDADDALALANDTLYGLGAGVWSRDANTCYRMGRAIKAGRVWTNCYHAYPAHAAFGGYKQSGIGRENHKMMLNHYQQTKNLLVSYSPKKLGFF; encoded by the coding sequence ATGGACATCGCGACCCGCGTCACCCCCGAATCCTATGGCACGCGCCTGGACCTCAGGACGCAGTACGACAACTTCATCGACGGCAAATGGCAGAAGCCCGCCGACGGCGAGTACTTCGACAACGTCACGCCGGTCACCGGCCAGGTGCTGACCCGCAACGCCCGCTCGAAAGAGCGTGACATCGACCTGGCGCTGGATGCCGCGCATCGCGCCGCGCCCAAATGGGGTGCGACCCCAGCCGCCGAACGCGCGCAGATCCTGATGCGCATCGCCGACGTGATGGAAGCCAACCTGGAACGCCTGGCCACCGCCGAGACCTGGGACAACGGCAAGCCGATCCGCGAGGCCCGCGCCGCCGACATCCCGCTGGCCATCGACCACTTCCGCTATTTCGCCTCGTGCATCCGCAGCCAGGAAGGCGGGCTGTCCGAGATCGACCACGACACCGTGGCCTACCACTTCAACGAACCGCTGGGCGTGGTCGGCCAGATCATCCCCTGGAATTTCCCGATCCTGATGGCCGCGTGGAAGCTGGCGCCGGCGCTGGCGGCGGGCAACTGCGTGGTGCTCAAGCCGGCCGAGCAGACGCCGCTGGGCATCCTGCTGCTGATGGAACTGATCGGCGACCTGCTGCCCCCGGGCGTGCTCAACGTGGTCACCGGCTTCGGCCTGGAAGCGGGAAAACCGCTGGCCTCGAGCAAGCGCATCGCCAAGATCGCCTTCACCGGCGAGACCACCACCGGCCGCCTGATCATGCAGTACGCGTCGCAGAACATCATCCCGGTGACGCTGGAGCTGGGCGGCAAGTCGCCCAATATCTTCTTTGCCGACGTGGCCGCGCAGGACGACGACTTCCTCGACAAGGCGGTCGAGGGCTTCGTCATGTTCGCGCTGAACCAGGGCGAGGTCTGCACCTGCCCCAGCCGCGCGCTGATCCAGGAGTCGCTCTACGACAAGTTCATGGAGCGCGCGCTCAAGCGCGTGGCCGAGATCAAGCAGGGCAACCCGCTGGACGCCGACACCATGCTGGGCGCGCAGGCCTCCACCGAGCAGCTGGAGAAGATCCTGTCGTACCTGGACATCGGCAAGCAGGAAGGCGCCGCGGTGCTGGCCGGCGGCGAGCGCGCCAAGATGTCGGGCGCGCTCGAAGGCGGCTACTACGTGCAGCCGACCGTCTTCAAGGGCCACAACAAGATGCGCGTGTTCCAGGAAGAGATCTTCGGGCCGGTGGTGGCGGTGACCACGTTCAAGGACGCCGACGACGCGCTGGCGCTGGCCAACGACACGCTCTACGGCCTGGGCGCGGGGGTCTGGTCGCGCGACGCCAACACGTGCTATCGCATGGGCCGCGCCATCAAGGCCGGGCGGGTCTGGACCAACTGCTACCACGCCTATCCGGCGCACGCCGCCTTCGGTGGCTACAAGCAGTCGGGCATCGGGCGCGAGAACCACAAGATGATGCTCAACCACTACCAGCAGACCAAGAACCTGCTGGTGAGCTACTCGCCCAAGAAGCTGGGCTTCTTCTGA
- a CDS encoding DUF779 domain-containing protein yields MPGPTPRVIATDAARALIDTLRAKHGPLMFHQSGGCCDGSSPMCYAQGEFMVGGSDVLLGELEGCPFYMGEDQFTYWEHTQLIIDAVPGRGGAFSLDSAEGQRFLLRSRLYSDEEWAQVAPVTRG; encoded by the coding sequence ATGCCAGGACCTACCCCCCGCGTGATCGCCACCGACGCGGCGCGCGCGCTCATCGACACGCTGCGCGCCAAGCACGGCCCGCTGATGTTCCACCAGTCGGGCGGCTGCTGCGACGGCAGTTCGCCCATGTGCTATGCACAAGGCGAATTCATGGTGGGCGGCTCGGACGTGCTGCTCGGCGAGCTGGAGGGCTGCCCGTTCTACATGGGCGAAGACCAGTTCACGTATTGGGAGCACACCCAGCTCATCATCGACGCCGTGCCCGGACGCGGCGGCGCATTTTCCCTGGACAGCGCCGAAGGCCAGCGCTTCCTGCTGCGCTCGCGGCTGTACTCGGACGAGGAATGGGCCCAGGTGGCCCCGGTCACGCGCGGCTGA
- a CDS encoding 2-hydroxychromene-2-carboxylate isomerase, with the protein MNAPLPATPRLEMWFDFASPYSYLAIERIGELAARAEVRVDLRPFLLGPIFQAQGWNDTPFRLFPGKGAYMMRDIARLAEKYGVPYNRPRLFPRMSVLPARIALLGQDEPWGRDFCLAVFRANFQHDQDIQAEDVVHALLTGLSLDADALIARGKSEAAKEALRRRVDEARHLGLFGAPTFLVDGEMFWGNDRLEDALEWTRRAPVGAWSAAAG; encoded by the coding sequence ATGAATGCGCCCCTGCCCGCCACGCCCCGCCTCGAGATGTGGTTCGATTTCGCCAGTCCCTACAGCTACCTGGCGATCGAGCGCATCGGTGAGCTGGCGGCGCGGGCCGAAGTGCGGGTCGACTTGCGGCCCTTCCTGCTGGGCCCGATCTTCCAGGCCCAGGGCTGGAACGACACGCCGTTCCGCCTGTTCCCCGGCAAGGGCGCCTACATGATGCGCGACATCGCGCGCCTGGCCGAAAAATATGGCGTGCCCTACAACCGGCCGCGCCTGTTCCCGCGCATGAGCGTGCTGCCGGCCCGCATCGCCCTGCTGGGCCAGGACGAGCCCTGGGGCCGCGACTTCTGCCTGGCCGTGTTCCGCGCCAATTTCCAGCACGACCAGGACATCCAGGCCGAGGACGTGGTGCACGCGCTGCTGACTGGCCTGTCGCTGGACGCCGACGCGCTGATCGCGCGCGGCAAGTCCGAAGCGGCCAAGGAGGCGCTGCGCCGCCGGGTCGACGAAGCCCGCCACCTGGGGCTGTTCGGCGCCCCGACCTTCCTGGTGGACGGCGAAATGTTCTGGGGCAACGACCGCCTCGAGGACGCGCTCGAATGGACCCGCCGCGCGCCCGTCGGCGCCTGGAGCGCCGCGGCCGGCTGA
- a CDS encoding DUF2917 domain-containing protein, whose protein sequence is MSFRLARGSTMLLRRAAGLRIECQAGTVWLSAYRHPDDSVLQAGESIIVDSDRDVVLSGLPDAQVALMSQVSQPLELLP, encoded by the coding sequence ATGTCATTCCGTCTGGCGCGGGGTTCGACTATGCTGCTCAGGCGCGCCGCGGGCCTGCGGATCGAGTGCCAGGCCGGCACGGTCTGGCTGTCCGCCTACCGCCATCCGGACGACAGCGTGTTGCAAGCCGGCGAGTCCATCATCGTGGACAGCGATCGCGACGTCGTCCTCAGCGGCCTGCCGGATGCGCAGGTCGCCCTGATGTCCCAGGTTTCCCAGCCGTTGGAGCTTTTGCCATGA
- a CDS encoding LysR substrate-binding domain-containing protein yields the protein MSYPLAKLPPLDLVRGFVAVGRRMSITLAAQDLHVTQSAVSRQIRALEAHLGVPLLLRGFRSVSFTSEGAQLFRMADAWLSQLGDLTEQLRAPERRTPVTVTTTIGVASLWLLPRLGDFQAAYPHIDVRVAADNRVIDIDRESVDIAIRYSLRDTVPDGAVWLFGESVVPVAHPSLKARALDARELQRHVLLEFDDPTRPWLQWSEWLNARGLGRVRPKGMLRFNQYDQIVHAALAGHGIALGRLALIAPMLADQRLATVGGQPADATEHAYWLVRNARRSTPDAEIVTRWLVQQAATTASLLTPESAR from the coding sequence ATGTCATATCCGCTGGCCAAACTTCCCCCGCTTGATCTGGTCCGAGGCTTCGTCGCCGTGGGCCGGCGCATGAGCATCACGCTGGCGGCGCAGGACCTGCACGTGACGCAATCGGCCGTCAGCCGGCAGATCCGGGCGCTGGAGGCGCACCTGGGCGTGCCGCTGCTGCTGCGGGGCTTTCGCAGCGTCTCGTTCACGTCCGAGGGCGCGCAGCTGTTCCGCATGGCGGACGCGTGGCTGAGCCAGCTGGGCGACCTGACCGAGCAGTTGCGCGCGCCGGAGCGCCGCACGCCGGTCACCGTCACCACCACCATCGGCGTGGCCTCGCTCTGGCTGCTGCCGCGGCTGGGCGACTTCCAGGCCGCCTATCCGCACATCGACGTGCGCGTGGCCGCCGACAACCGCGTCATCGACATCGACCGCGAAAGCGTCGACATCGCCATCCGCTACAGCCTGCGCGACACGGTGCCGGACGGCGCCGTCTGGCTGTTCGGCGAATCGGTGGTGCCGGTGGCGCACCCGTCGCTCAAGGCCCGCGCCCTGGACGCGCGCGAGCTGCAGCGCCACGTGCTGCTGGAATTCGACGACCCCACCCGCCCCTGGCTGCAATGGTCCGAATGGCTCAACGCGCGCGGCCTGGGCCGCGTGCGGCCCAAGGGCATGCTGCGCTTCAACCAGTACGACCAGATCGTGCATGCGGCCCTGGCCGGCCACGGCATCGCGCTGGGGCGGCTGGCGCTGATCGCGCCGATGCTGGCCGATCAGCGCCTGGCCACGGTCGGCGGCCAACCCGCCGACGCCACCGAACATGCCTACTGGCTGGTGCGCAACGCGCGCCGCAGCACGCCCGACGCCGAGATCGTGACGCGCTGGCTGGTGCAGCAGGCCGCCACCACGGCAAGCCTGCTGACCCCGGAATCCGCCCGATAA
- a CDS encoding LTA synthase family protein, producing the protein MKFFRSANAWQAWFLNFQRSFLILLAPWLVSVLVQSAGRVYLLATYAPPGAYATLAQDVHRTLGIGLLFDIKVAAIAFSVPLLAALLLAARPVAHALWLRSLPWLGAILATLFAASTVVSVCYFATFSRSIDIFVFGLMDDDTHAILVTLWHGYPILRTLALLAAVLGITYWLVRRWGASILRARLARRALAPSTLRLTLIIGITVLACRGSLGTFPLNKDDAGISSLRLLNDIAPNGISAFFWALSERDNDKRFSPVADDEGAALYQRFLGQPGHGLQPFMASTGANPQARANPPHVVLQVMESMGHHMNTFDRPGRDLLGALRPHWQQDWRFDRFLSEGNGTIDSLSRLLVRSPVPAISQSSAANATFASNAFTPFLAHGYRVVFVTSGTATWRDLGRFASHLGAHEFIDQLALRQRYPEAEPGVWGVPDEYMFRYIAARLAQADRAGERLLIVALSTTHHPPFLLPAGGQRGGLDLADVERLPYYQAWTGLDEAFDTLRYANDQLGRFLSGLKASANGANTIVAVTGDHNILGVDYALDTDAVLARAVPFYLYVPPAYRGQSTYDPSRPGSHKDILPTLYHLSLPDTPYFRSGCDLLAARPDPQWCFGFNNPNLLITRDGAYRRDRPGRLLPWAGATGLAVTFERDASPAQAAELARLDAYAPLLQWQINYQVQDQVPPRPDRP; encoded by the coding sequence ATGAAGTTCTTCCGTTCGGCCAACGCCTGGCAAGCCTGGTTCCTCAATTTCCAGCGGTCCTTCCTGATCCTGCTGGCGCCCTGGCTGGTGTCGGTGCTGGTGCAAAGCGCTGGCCGCGTCTACCTGCTGGCGACCTACGCGCCGCCCGGCGCCTACGCCACGCTGGCGCAGGACGTGCATCGCACGCTGGGCATCGGCCTGCTGTTCGACATCAAGGTCGCGGCGATCGCGTTCTCGGTGCCGCTGCTGGCGGCGCTGCTGCTGGCCGCGCGGCCGGTCGCGCACGCGTTGTGGCTGCGCAGCCTGCCCTGGCTGGGCGCAATACTGGCGACCCTGTTCGCCGCCAGCACGGTGGTCAGCGTCTGCTATTTCGCCACCTTCTCGCGCTCGATCGACATCTTCGTGTTCGGCCTGATGGACGACGACACCCACGCCATCCTGGTGACGCTGTGGCACGGCTACCCGATCCTGCGCACGCTGGCGCTGCTGGCGGCCGTGCTGGGCATCACCTATTGGCTGGTGCGCCGCTGGGGCGCCAGCATCCTGCGCGCGCGGCTGGCGCGGCGCGCGTTGGCGCCGAGCACGTTGCGGCTGACGCTGATCATCGGCATCACCGTGCTGGCCTGCCGCGGCTCGCTGGGCACCTTCCCGCTCAACAAGGACGATGCCGGCATCTCGTCGCTGCGGCTGCTCAATGACATCGCGCCCAACGGCATCTCGGCGTTCTTCTGGGCGCTGTCCGAACGCGACAACGACAAGCGCTTCTCGCCCGTCGCCGACGACGAGGGCGCGGCGCTGTACCAGCGCTTCCTGGGCCAGCCGGGACACGGCCTGCAGCCCTTCATGGCCAGCACCGGCGCCAATCCGCAGGCCCGCGCCAATCCACCGCACGTGGTGCTGCAGGTGATGGAGAGCATGGGCCATCACATGAATACGTTCGACCGCCCCGGCCGCGACCTGCTGGGCGCGCTGCGTCCGCACTGGCAGCAGGACTGGCGCTTCGATCGCTTCCTGTCCGAGGGCAATGGCACCATCGATTCGCTCAGCCGGCTGCTGGTGCGCAGTCCGGTGCCGGCCATCAGCCAGTCGTCGGCGGCCAATGCCACTTTCGCCAGCAACGCCTTCACGCCCTTCCTGGCGCACGGCTACCGGGTGGTGTTCGTCACCTCGGGCACCGCCACCTGGCGCGACCTGGGACGCTTCGCCAGCCACCTGGGCGCGCACGAATTCATCGACCAGCTGGCGCTGCGGCAGCGCTATCCCGAGGCCGAGCCCGGCGTCTGGGGCGTGCCGGACGAATACATGTTCCGCTACATCGCGGCGCGCCTGGCGCAGGCGGACCGCGCGGGCGAGCGCCTGTTGATCGTGGCCCTGTCCACCACCCACCATCCGCCCTTCCTGCTGCCGGCGGGCGGCCAGCGCGGGGGCCTGGACCTGGCCGACGTGGAACGGCTGCCCTACTACCAGGCCTGGACCGGCCTGGACGAGGCCTTCGACACGCTGCGCTACGCCAACGACCAGCTGGGCCGCTTCCTGAGCGGCCTGAAGGCCTCGGCCAACGGCGCCAACACCATCGTCGCCGTCACCGGCGACCACAACATCCTGGGCGTCGACTATGCGCTCGACACCGACGCCGTGCTGGCGCGCGCGGTGCCGTTCTACCTGTATGTGCCGCCCGCCTATCGCGGGCAATCGACCTATGACCCGTCGCGCCCCGGCAGCCACAAGGACATCCTGCCCACGCTGTATCACCTGAGCCTGCCGGACACGCCCTATTTCCGCAGCGGCTGCGACCTGCTGGCCGCGCGGCCCGATCCGCAATGGTGCTTCGGCTTCAACAATCCGAACCTGCTGATCACGCGCGACGGCGCCTACCGCCGCGACCGGCCGGGCCGCCTGCTGCCCTGGGCCGGCGCCACCGGCCTGGCGGTGACGTTCGAACGCGACGCCTCGCCGGCGCAGGCGGCCGAACTGGCGCGGCTCGACGCCTACGCGCCGCTGCTGCAATGGCAGATCAACTACCAGGTGCAGGACCAGGTGCCGCCGCGTCCGGATCGGCCCTGA